Proteins encoded by one window of Blautia luti:
- a CDS encoding M67 family metallopeptidase yields the protein MITMSKNDYEIILKHARENLPEEACGLIAGKKDGNNKSIEKVYCLTNIDHSNEHFSLDPKEQLTAVKDMRANGLVPLGNWHSHPESPSRPSEEDKRLAYDSTASYMILSLMDNENPVLNSFHIEGTESEKEELVLV from the coding sequence ATGATCACAATGTCAAAAAATGACTATGAAATAATCTTAAAGCATGCCAGAGAAAATCTACCGGAAGAAGCCTGCGGACTGATCGCCGGAAAAAAAGACGGCAATAACAAATCCATCGAGAAAGTTTACTGCCTGACAAACATTGACCATTCCAATGAACATTTTTCTCTGGATCCGAAAGAACAGCTTACAGCAGTAAAAGACATGCGTGCCAACGGTCTGGTACCTCTCGGAAACTGGCATTCCCACCCGGAAAGCCCTTCCAGGCCATCTGAAGAAGACAAGAGACTGGCATACGACAGTACAGCAAGCTACATGATCCTTTCTCTCATGGACAATGAGAACCCGGTTCTGAATTCCTTCCATATAGAAGGAACAGAATCTGAGAAAGAAGAACTTGTATTAGTATAA
- the thiF gene encoding thiazole biosynthesis adenylyltransferase ThiF: MAFTNEQLERYSRHIILKEVGAKGQKKLLNSSVLIIGAGGLGAPAALYLAAAGVGTIGIADADEVDLSNLQRQVIHATKDIGKPKVISAKESMEAINPDVTVKTYQTFVDSENIMDLIKDYDFIIDGTDNFPAKFLINDACVMAKKPFSHAGIIRFKGQLMTYVPGEGPCYRCIFKDPPPKDAVPTCKQAGVIGAMGGVIGSLQAMEAIKYILGVGDLLTGSLLTYDALTMEFRKIKLPKHVKNCPVCGEHPTITKLIDYEQAECDGI; this comes from the coding sequence GTGGCATTCACAAACGAACAGCTCGAACGCTATTCCAGACACATCATTCTGAAAGAGGTTGGAGCAAAAGGACAGAAGAAATTACTTAATTCCAGCGTCCTGATCATCGGAGCAGGTGGACTTGGAGCACCGGCAGCCCTTTATCTTGCTGCAGCAGGTGTGGGAACCATCGGAATCGCAGATGCAGATGAGGTAGACCTTTCCAATCTTCAGCGTCAGGTCATTCACGCAACCAAAGATATCGGCAAGCCAAAAGTAATTTCCGCAAAAGAATCCATGGAAGCCATCAATCCGGATGTGACAGTAAAAACTTACCAGACTTTCGTAGATTCCGAGAATATCATGGATCTGATCAAAGATTACGATTTCATTATTGACGGAACCGATAACTTCCCGGCGAAATTCCTGATCAATGATGCCTGCGTTATGGCAAAGAAACCATTCTCTCATGCAGGAATCATTCGTTTCAAAGGTCAGTTGATGACATACGTTCCCGGAGAAGGACCATGTTACAGATGTATCTTCAAAGATCCGCCGCCAAAGGATGCTGTACCTACCTGTAAACAGGCAGGTGTCATCGGGGCAATGGGTGGTGTGATCGGAAGCCTTCAGGCTATGGAAGCCATCAAATACATTCTTGGAGTCGGTGATCTTCTCACAGGATCTCTTCTCACATACGATGCACTTACAATGGAATTCCGTAAGATCAAACTTCCGAAACATGTGAAGAACTGCCCGGTATGCGGTGAGCATCCGACAATCACAAAACTGATCGACTATGAGCAGGCGGAATGTGACGGAATCTAA
- the thiS gene encoding sulfur carrier protein ThiS yields MVITVAGDKKEVKDAITVSELIVQENVETPQYVTVSVNDDFIDRAEFDTYALKEGDSVEFLYFMGGGR; encoded by the coding sequence ATGGTTATTACAGTAGCAGGAGATAAAAAAGAAGTAAAAGACGCAATCACAGTTTCAGAACTGATCGTACAGGAGAACGTAGAAACTCCTCAGTACGTGACAGTATCCGTAAACGATGACTTCATCGACAGAGCAGAATTTGACACCTATGCATTAAAAGAAGGCGACAGCGTTGAATTTCTGTACTTCATGGGAGGTGGAAGATAG
- a CDS encoding thioredoxin family protein — protein MAERLNSETFKEKAFQPGKLTLIDFYSDSCVPCKRMVPVFAKLEEKYGDQIYIGKINVAYEQNLVEEYKVMSAPTLIFLKDGKQIERLTGAKKAAELEEIIDKNI, from the coding sequence ATGGCAGAGAGATTAAACAGTGAGACATTTAAAGAGAAAGCTTTCCAGCCAGGAAAACTTACACTGATCGATTTCTATTCCGACAGTTGCGTACCGTGTAAGCGAATGGTTCCGGTATTTGCGAAGCTGGAAGAGAAATACGGTGACCAGATCTATATCGGAAAAATAAATGTAGCTTACGAACAGAATCTGGTAGAAGAATACAAGGTCATGTCAGCACCGACCCTGATCTTCCTGAAAGACGGAAAACAGATCGAACGGCTGACAGGAGCAAAGAAAGCAGCAGAGCTGGAAGAGATTATTGACAAGAACATTTAA
- a CDS encoding sulfurtransferase TusA family protein: MSEIKFDDTVDITDVVCPVTFVKAKVALEELDEGQVLSIRMNDGEPVQNVPRSIKEEGHQILKLDDNEDGTYTLYVKKVGD, from the coding sequence ATGAGTGAAATTAAATTTGATGATACTGTAGATATTACTGATGTTGTGTGCCCGGTAACTTTTGTAAAGGCAAAGGTAGCGCTGGAAGAACTGGATGAGGGACAGGTTTTATCCATCCGAATGAATGACGGCGAACCGGTTCAGAACGTACCGCGAAGCATCAAAGAAGAAGGACATCAGATTCTGAAACTGGATGACAACGAAGACGGAACTTACACACTTTATGTGAAGAAAGTCGGAGACTGA
- a CDS encoding 4Fe-4S binding protein translates to MADYAALKKGGFMRQKQKNNFSLRIRVVGGHLDAQQLAKVAEVSEKYGEGYVHLTSRQGVEIPFIKLDQIDEVKAALAEGDVVPGVCGPRVRTITACQGAAICPGGCIDTYALAQELDERYFGRELPHKFKFGVTGCQNNCLKAEENDVGIKGGIKVAWQEDKCIQCGVCVKACREGAITLEDGKISIDSSKCNFCGRCTKACPTDAYDNTHGYIVSFGGIFGNHINKGKTVIPFIEDHEKLLKVCDAAISFFEKNANAGERLKFTIDRVGEDEFNKEILEAYENE, encoded by the coding sequence ATGGCAGATTATGCAGCATTAAAAAAAGGCGGATTCATGCGCCAGAAACAGAAAAATAATTTTTCATTAAGAATCCGAGTAGTTGGCGGACATCTGGATGCGCAACAGCTTGCGAAAGTAGCTGAGGTTTCAGAGAAATACGGCGAGGGCTATGTACATCTTACTTCCCGTCAGGGTGTGGAGATTCCTTTTATCAAGTTAGACCAGATTGATGAAGTGAAAGCAGCACTTGCGGAAGGAGATGTAGTTCCAGGTGTATGCGGACCTCGAGTTCGTACCATCACAGCCTGTCAGGGCGCAGCTATCTGTCCAGGCGGATGTATTGACACTTACGCGCTGGCACAGGAGCTGGATGAGAGATACTTCGGACGTGAACTTCCGCACAAATTCAAATTCGGTGTTACCGGATGCCAGAATAACTGCTTAAAAGCAGAAGAGAACGACGTAGGGATCAAGGGCGGTATCAAAGTAGCATGGCAGGAAGATAAATGTATCCAGTGTGGTGTCTGCGTGAAAGCCTGTCGCGAGGGAGCCATCACATTGGAAGATGGAAAAATCTCTATCGATTCTTCCAAATGTAACTTCTGCGGACGATGCACCAAAGCCTGTCCGACAGACGCGTATGACAATACTCACGGATACATCGTTTCTTTCGGAGGAATCTTCGGAAACCATATCAACAAAGGAAAAACAGTGATCCCATTTATCGAAGATCACGAAAAACTCCTGAAGGTCTGCGATGCAGCGATCAGTTTTTTCGAGAAGAATGCAAATGCAGGTGAGCGACTGAAATTTACCATCGATCGCGTAGGCGAGGACGAATTCAATAAAGAAATCCTGGAGGCATATGAAAATGAGTGA
- a CDS encoding DUF2798 domain-containing protein — protein sequence MPKNKFQEVIFTIIMVFVMVYAMICYNIVLNTGTMTNETFLLAFHELTFMGPIAFVLDFFIIGALAKKTAFRIVDVRRDNPFHLVLAISAVSVAFMCPCMSFAATLLIKHAPVSQFIPTWLQTTAMNFPMAFFWQIFYAGPFVRFVFGKLFPEKERAAASAE from the coding sequence ATGCCAAAAAACAAGTTTCAGGAAGTTATTTTTACGATTATCATGGTGTTTGTAATGGTCTATGCCATGATCTGCTACAATATTGTGCTGAACACAGGAACGATGACAAATGAGACATTTCTGTTAGCCTTTCATGAATTAACATTCATGGGACCGATTGCTTTTGTTCTTGATTTCTTTATCATCGGTGCTCTTGCAAAGAAGACTGCATTTCGCATTGTGGATGTGAGAAGAGACAATCCGTTCCACCTTGTACTTGCAATCTCAGCAGTATCCGTAGCATTTATGTGTCCGTGTATGAGCTTTGCAGCAACTCTGCTGATCAAACATGCACCGGTAAGCCAGTTCATCCCGACATGGCTTCAGACAACAGCAATGAACTTCCCGATGGCATTCTTCTGGCAGATCTTTTACGCAGGTCCGTTTGTAAGATTCGTATTCGGAAAACTCTTCCCGGAGAAGGAAAGAGCAGCAGCTTCTGCTGAATAA
- a CDS encoding ABC transporter permease subunit, translated as MLSNIKLHISSLIVTCALSLIYEDFSVYATNGKNVILSADYRAFGDYPVNLILALIAYLLCAFILKYTKIGTYTYAIGSNEVVAKNKKAQEYLDSYGFNYIDATKVIDDYNFEDRKLVEIVKSTYFNPKVLVVDETTTALGQKGREELFKVMHKVRDTGNCVIFISHDLEEVIEQSDNISVLRDGVKIGSITKEEATPDRLKAIGAGETAARYAGIRVERTKILIFVAAGCITGLAAFVNAIKVGSVTSTAGNQLETQIMIALVLGGMPVNGGAKVRFYNILLGVMTYKVLSSGLVMLMMPTQLQQLILGVIFLIEVAIFSDRKTGMIVK; from the coding sequence TTGCTTTCCAATATTAAATTACATATCTCTTCCCTGATCGTTACATGTGCGCTGTCCCTGATCTATGAGGACTTCAGTGTATACGCCACAAACGGAAAGAACGTAATACTTTCAGCAGACTACAGAGCATTTGGTGATTATCCGGTCAACCTGATCTTGGCACTGATCGCATATCTGCTTTGCGCATTCATTTTGAAATATACAAAAATCGGTACTTATACTTACGCCATCGGAAGTAACGAAGTTGTAGCCAAGAACAAGAAAGCCCAGGAATATCTGGACAGCTATGGATTCAACTATATTGATGCAACTAAGGTGATCGATGATTACAACTTCGAGGATCGTAAGCTGGTAGAGATCGTAAAATCTACCTACTTTAATCCGAAGGTTCTGGTTGTAGACGAGACAACAACAGCACTTGGACAGAAAGGCCGTGAAGAGCTTTTCAAGGTAATGCACAAGGTTCGTGACACAGGAAACTGCGTAATCTTTATTTCCCATGACCTTGAGGAGGTTATCGAGCAGTCTGATAATATCAGTGTACTTCGAGATGGTGTGAAGATCGGTTCCATCACAAAGGAAGAAGCTACACCTGACAGACTGAAAGCCATCGGTGCCGGTGAAACAGCAGCAAGATATGCAGGTATCCGCGTAGAGCGTACAAAGATCCTCATCTTCGTAGCAGCAGGATGTATCACAGGACTTGCAGCATTCGTCAATGCTATCAAAGTAGGTTCCGTTACATCCACAGCTGGTAACCAGCTGGAAACACAGATCATGATTGCCCTGGTACTTGGTGGAATGCCGGTAAACGGCGGTGCCAAAGTTAGATTCTACAACATCCTCCTCGGCGTTATGACTTACAAAGTACTTTCCAGTGGTCTGGTAATGCTGATGATGCCAACCCAGTTACAGCAGCTGATCCTTGGTGTGATCTTCCTGATCGAAGTAGCAATCTTCAGCGACAGAAAGACTGGTATGATCGTTAAATAA
- a CDS encoding galactokinase: MNIPNKNELTRIYGEAEKSAARFQAVADHFAEIYHHDTAEFFTAPGRTEIIGNHTDHNGGRVIAGSIDMDTIGAAYPNNSSVIRITSEGYDKEVVVDINDLASVPKAQGTVSLVAGMVEAIQKFGFKVAGFDAYVTTNVIRAAGVSSSASFEMLVCSIINYFFNDGAMTYINYAKAGQYAENVYWLKASGLMDQLACAVGGPILLDFSDRENPKYEKVNFSFHDYDHHLVIVNTGKGHADLSEEYSEIPMEMKEAAKAAGADLLCETTLEKVLANMDKIDNDRAILRAIHFFKENERVERAAKAVEEKDGETVLKLLSESGKSSWELLQNCYPIKAYTEQKISIALALTDLFLEKLGKGICRIHGGGFAGVIMCVVPEEETENYVSYISEFAGKENVYPMNIRAVGAVHIEK, translated from the coding sequence ATGAATATTCCAAATAAAAATGAATTGACACGTATTTACGGCGAAGCAGAGAAATCAGCAGCACGTTTTCAGGCTGTAGCTGATCATTTCGCAGAAATTTACCATCATGATACAGCAGAATTTTTTACAGCACCAGGAAGAACAGAGATTATAGGAAACCATACAGATCATAATGGCGGCCGCGTGATCGCAGGCAGCATTGACATGGATACCATCGGTGCTGCTTACCCGAACAACAGCAGTGTTATCCGTATCACCAGTGAAGGATATGATAAGGAAGTTGTCGTAGACATCAATGATCTTGCCAGCGTACCGAAGGCTCAAGGAACCGTATCTCTGGTAGCAGGTATGGTGGAAGCTATTCAGAAATTCGGTTTTAAAGTAGCGGGTTTTGATGCTTATGTGACCACAAATGTAATCCGCGCAGCAGGTGTAAGCTCTTCTGCATCTTTCGAAATGCTGGTATGTTCCATCATCAATTATTTCTTTAATGATGGTGCAATGACATACATCAACTATGCAAAAGCAGGACAGTATGCTGAGAATGTTTACTGGCTGAAGGCTTCTGGATTAATGGATCAGCTTGCATGTGCAGTTGGCGGTCCGATCCTTTTGGACTTCTCAGACAGAGAGAATCCTAAATATGAGAAAGTAAACTTCTCTTTCCATGATTATGATCATCATCTTGTAATCGTTAATACAGGAAAAGGTCATGCTGATTTAAGTGAAGAATACTCTGAGATCCCTATGGAAATGAAAGAAGCAGCCAAGGCAGCAGGAGCAGATCTTCTCTGTGAGACAACTCTTGAGAAAGTGCTTGCAAATATGGATAAGATCGATAATGACAGAGCAATCTTAAGAGCGATTCATTTCTTCAAAGAGAACGAACGTGTAGAGAGAGCCGCAAAAGCAGTTGAAGAGAAAGACGGTGAGACTGTACTGAAGCTTCTCAGTGAATCCGGAAAATCTTCCTGGGAATTACTTCAGAACTGCTATCCGATCAAAGCATATACAGAGCAGAAGATTTCTATTGCGCTTGCTCTTACAGATCTCTTCCTTGAGAAACTGGGCAAAGGTATCTGCCGTATCCACGGAGGCGGATTTGCCGGTGTTATCATGTGTGTAGTACCGGAAGAAGAGACAGAGAACTATGTTTCCTATATTTCTGAATTTGCAGGAAAAGAAAACGTATATCCGATGAACATCCGTGCAGTAGGTGCGGTACATATTGAAAAGTAA
- a CDS encoding AraC family transcriptional regulator: MAEIITDTSQKELKKHGSDEFPLLVSYEKLSGYKSGSFLWHWHPEIEITLVLEGQILYKVHQCTYHMNTGDILLGNANVLHAGFMEDMKDGKYVSITFLPKIIYGAYESVLRRKYVEPFLQNFSIPAIYIDHSQPWHKLFADYVKEIIRLYEEKKEFYELDITGTLQKLWRCMLQNLPGDLPYTEHSKLERNRMREIMDYLEHNYMNKIQMKDIAEEIHLCESECSRLFKRYMNVSLFTFLQEYRVERSLEFLLSSGDSIMEVALKSGFTDSNYYAKVFSRIKGCSPQKYRKQNVTVHSVNNNSKTSI; encoded by the coding sequence GTGGCTGAGATCATAACCGACACCTCCCAGAAAGAACTGAAAAAACATGGCAGCGATGAATTTCCTCTGCTTGTGAGCTATGAGAAGCTTTCCGGCTACAAATCCGGTTCTTTTCTGTGGCACTGGCATCCGGAAATAGAGATCACCCTTGTTCTGGAAGGCCAGATCCTTTATAAAGTACACCAATGCACTTATCATATGAACACCGGTGATATTCTCCTTGGAAATGCCAATGTTCTCCACGCAGGTTTCATGGAAGATATGAAGGATGGCAAATATGTGTCCATCACTTTTCTGCCAAAGATCATCTATGGAGCCTATGAAAGTGTACTGCGCAGAAAGTACGTAGAACCTTTTTTACAGAACTTTTCCATTCCGGCGATTTATATTGATCATTCACAACCCTGGCACAAGCTTTTCGCAGATTATGTAAAAGAGATCATTCGTCTGTATGAGGAAAAGAAGGAGTTCTATGAACTGGATATCACCGGAACCCTGCAGAAATTGTGGCGCTGTATGCTGCAGAACCTCCCCGGGGATCTTCCCTACACAGAACACAGTAAACTGGAGCGTAACCGGATGCGTGAGATTATGGATTATCTGGAACATAATTACATGAACAAGATCCAGATGAAAGACATCGCAGAAGAGATCCATCTCTGTGAGAGCGAGTGCAGCCGGTTATTCAAGCGTTATATGAATGTTTCTTTATTTACATTCCTGCAAGAATACCGCGTAGAGCGAAGTCTGGAGTTTCTCCTCAGTTCCGGTGACAGCATCATGGAAGTAGCCCTGAAATCCGGCTTCACAGATTCCAATTACTATGCCAAAGTATTCTCCAGAATCAAAGGCTGCAGCCCACAGAAATACAGAAAACAAAACGTTACTGTTCACTCTGTGAACAATAACAGCAAAACATCAATATGA
- a CDS encoding prolyl-tRNA synthetase associated domain-containing protein has product MELLNGRPADEAGRLEKEIRVYDLLDSLGISYQRVDHEPAMTIEACQDIDKLMGTHMCKNLFLCNRQETAFYLLLMPGDKKFKTKELSSQINTARLSFANGAHMEELLDITPGSVSVMGLMNDKDNKVQLLIDEDLLEHPYLGCHPCINTSSLCIKTDDILKTFLPAVHHEPRYVRLLGE; this is encoded by the coding sequence ATGGAATTATTAAACGGACGTCCTGCTGATGAAGCCGGACGGTTGGAAAAGGAAATCCGCGTTTATGATCTGCTGGATTCTCTTGGGATTTCTTATCAGAGAGTAGACCATGAACCGGCAATGACAATCGAAGCCTGCCAGGATATTGACAAACTGATGGGAACACATATGTGTAAGAACCTGTTTCTCTGCAACAGACAGGAAACAGCTTTTTATCTCCTGCTGATGCCTGGTGATAAGAAATTTAAGACAAAAGAGCTTTCTTCTCAGATCAATACTGCACGTCTTTCTTTTGCGAATGGAGCACACATGGAAGAATTACTGGACATCACACCAGGATCCGTAAGTGTTATGGGACTGATGAATGATAAGGATAACAAAGTACAGCTTCTCATCGACGAAGACTTGCTGGAACATCCTTATCTCGGATGCCATCCATGTATTAATACTTCCAGCCTCTGTATCAAAACAGACGATATATTGAAAACATTTCTCCCGGCTGTACACCATGAACCGCGATATGTGAGGTTACTGGGAGAATAA
- a CDS encoding beta-galactosidase, with protein MYYQKEFNSQQGGEFVCFFAEEIPGAEYCFCGVIKKNYRKQRNIDFRICICYSACRQKDNAGKNVQEKFVKYLRKKFNNDLDAMNYEFGLDYWSNRINAWEDFPDVRGTINGSLGAEFEKFQRTLVDEFLGWQADIVNEYRREDQFITHNFDFEWRGYSYGVQPDVNHYHAAKALTIAGTDIYHPTQDDLTGAEIAFGGDMTRSLKRDNYLVLETEAQGYPGWTPYKGQLRLQAYSHLASGANSVMYWHWHSIHNSFETYWRGLLSHDMQENAPYREACIIGNEFSRLGSHLVNLKKKNDVAILVSNEALTALEWFGIEATAAGDNGIGYNDVVRWLYDALFKMNIECDFVWPESDNLDQYKAIFVPALYAAPDELLEKLKQYTANGGTLVATFKTAFANENVKVSHEMQPHILSKCFGISYQQFTFPKNTGLSGSIINGTAKGADEKAEAKVFMELLMPQEAEVLASYDHYNWKEYAAITKNHYGKGTAIYIGCMTDDNTLKAVITEALNSVEVEIPEYNWPVIIRKGSNDLGKCVRYILNYSAEEQNVVYHGANGTELFSGEAVQDGETVTVSPWNVKIVEEA; from the coding sequence ATATATTACCAGAAAGAATTCAATTCTCAGCAAGGTGGGGAATTTGTATGTTTCTTCGCTGAAGAAATACCTGGAGCAGAATACTGTTTCTGCGGAGTAATAAAAAAGAATTACAGAAAGCAGAGGAATATTGATTTCCGGATTTGCATATGCTATAGTGCCTGTAGGCAAAAGGATAATGCAGGTAAAAATGTTCAGGAGAAATTTGTAAAATATCTCCGTAAGAAATTCAATAATGATCTGGATGCCATGAATTATGAATTTGGTCTGGATTACTGGAGTAACCGTATCAATGCATGGGAAGATTTCCCAGACGTAAGAGGAACTATCAATGGAAGCCTTGGTGCAGAGTTCGAGAAGTTCCAGAGAACACTGGTAGATGAGTTTTTAGGCTGGCAGGCAGATATTGTAAATGAATACCGCAGAGAAGATCAGTTTATCACCCATAATTTTGACTTTGAATGGCGGGGATATTCCTATGGAGTACAGCCTGATGTAAACCATTATCATGCAGCGAAAGCACTGACGATTGCGGGCACAGATATTTATCATCCAACACAGGATGATCTGACAGGGGCAGAGATTGCATTTGGCGGTGATATGACACGTTCTTTAAAGAGAGATAACTATCTTGTTCTGGAAACAGAAGCACAGGGTTATCCGGGATGGACTCCTTATAAGGGACAGCTCAGACTTCAGGCATACAGTCATCTGGCAAGCGGTGCAAACAGTGTGATGTACTGGCACTGGCATTCTATCCATAATTCTTTTGAGACATACTGGAGAGGACTTCTCAGCCATGACATGCAGGAGAATGCACCATACCGTGAAGCCTGCATCATCGGAAACGAATTCTCCAGGCTTGGAAGCCATTTGGTAAATCTGAAGAAGAAAAATGATGTTGCCATTCTTGTAAGCAATGAAGCATTAACAGCTCTTGAATGGTTTGGAATCGAAGCAACCGCAGCAGGAGATAACGGCATTGGATATAATGATGTGGTACGCTGGCTTTATGATGCGCTGTTTAAGATGAATATTGAGTGTGATTTCGTATGGCCGGAATCTGATAATCTTGATCAGTATAAAGCAATCTTTGTTCCGGCACTCTATGCCGCACCGGATGAACTGCTGGAAAAACTGAAACAGTACACGGCAAATGGCGGTACATTGGTGGCAACGTTCAAGACCGCATTTGCAAATGAGAATGTTAAAGTAAGCCATGAAATGCAACCCCATATTCTGAGTAAATGTTTCGGCATCAGCTACCAGCAGTTCACTTTCCCGAAGAATACAGGGCTGTCAGGAAGCATTATCAATGGAACTGCAAAGGGAGCAGATGAAAAAGCTGAAGCAAAAGTATTTATGGAATTATTAATGCCTCAGGAAGCAGAGGTACTTGCATCCTATGACCATTATAATTGGAAGGAATACGCAGCGATCACCAAGAACCATTATGGAAAAGGAACTGCTATCTACATCGGCTGCATGACAGATGACAACACCTTAAAAGCAGTGATCACAGAAGCTCTTAACAGTGTGGAAGTAGAAATTCCGGAATACAACTGGCCGGTGATCATAAGAAAAGGCAGCAATGATCTGGGAAAATGTGTCAGATATATCCTGAACTACTCTGCAGAAGAGCAGAACGTGGTATATCACGGCGCAAACGGAACAGAATTATTTTCAGGAGAAGCTGTACAGGACGGAGAGACGGTCACAGTTTCACCATGGAATGTTAAGATTGTAGAAGAGGCATAA
- a CDS encoding LysR family transcriptional regulator → MTLTQMNYIITISETGSLNKAAEALYISQPSLTNAVKELEKELGIIIFNRSGRGVTLTNDGTEFLMYARQIYGQYESVVEKYSEGGSYKKKFGVSTQHYSFAVKAFVDMVQKFDVSEYEFAIRETKTADVISDVSTMKSEVGVLYLSDFNRKALLKLLHSANLEFHHLIDCQAYVYLWKNHPLANEKSISYSQLAEYPCLSFEQGDKSSFYLSEEILSTNEYSRTVKASDRATMLNLMVGLNGYTLCSGIICEELNGSDYLAIPFEGDEQNQNSDMEIGYITRKNSILSKVGNLYVSSLKKYLEQNTVSAE, encoded by the coding sequence ATGACATTAACACAGATGAATTACATCATCACAATTTCCGAAACCGGTTCATTGAATAAAGCTGCGGAGGCGTTGTATATTTCCCAGCCTTCTCTGACCAATGCAGTGAAGGAGCTGGAGAAGGAGCTTGGTATCATTATATTCAACCGTAGCGGCCGTGGTGTGACGCTGACCAATGACGGGACAGAATTTCTGATGTATGCCCGTCAGATATACGGACAGTATGAAAGTGTGGTTGAGAAATACAGTGAGGGTGGTTCCTATAAGAAGAAATTCGGCGTTTCCACCCAGCATTATTCTTTTGCAGTGAAAGCATTCGTGGATATGGTGCAGAAGTTTGATGTGTCGGAATATGAATTTGCCATCAGGGAGACAAAGACTGCAGATGTGATCAGTGACGTCAGCACCATGAAAAGCGAGGTGGGAGTACTCTATCTCAGTGATTTCAACAGAAAGGCACTGTTAAAGCTTCTCCACTCTGCGAATCTGGAGTTTCATCATTTGATTGACTGTCAGGCATATGTATATTTGTGGAAAAATCATCCACTGGCAAATGAGAAATCTATCAGCTACAGCCAGTTGGCAGAATATCCCTGTCTGTCCTTTGAACAGGGAGATAAGAGCAGTTTTTATCTGTCAGAGGAAATTCTGTCTACCAATGAATATTCCAGAACAGTTAAGGCTTCGGACCGGGCGACTATGCTGAATCTGATGGTAGGACTTAATGGCTATACCCTGTGTTCCGGAATCATCTGCGAGGAGCTGAATGGCAGTGACTATCTGGCAATTCCCTTCGAAGGGGATGAGCAGAACCAGAACAGTGACATGGAGATCGGATATATTACCAGAAAGAATTCAATTCTCAGCAAGGTGGGGAATTTGTATGTTTCTTCGCTGAAGAAATACCTGGAGCAGAATACTGTTTCTGCGGAGTAA